From Motacilla alba alba isolate MOTALB_02 chromosome 4A, Motacilla_alba_V1.0_pri, whole genome shotgun sequence, one genomic window encodes:
- the TSPAN6 gene encoding tetraspanin-6 isoform X1 → MASPSRRLQTKPVITCLKSVLLTYTFVFWVSGIVLLAVGIWGRVSLAVYFSLLDEKATNVPFVLVGAGTVVVLLGTFGCFATCRGSTWMLKLYAMLLSLIFLIVLVAAIVGFVFRHEIKTSFESNLGLALKDYNVTADQHSEAVDTIQRTLHCCGVQNYSDWERTEYFSQKGIPQSCCKNQNDCSEEDLKDPNKAQLKVFVDGCFFLVTSTMESKMSVVAGISFGIACFQLIGIVLSCCLSRYITNNQYEMV, encoded by the exons ATGGCGTCCCCGTCGCGGCGGCTGCAGACCAAGCCGGTGATCACCTGCCTCAAGAGCGTCCTGCTCACCTACACCTTCGTCTTCTGG GTGTCGGGCATTGTGCTGCTGGCCGTGGGCATCTGGGGCAGGGTGAGCCTGGCCGTCTACTTCTCCCTGTTGGACGAGAAAGCCACCAATGTCCCGTTCGTGCTGGTGGGCGCTGGCACCGTCGTTGTCCTCCTGGGCACCTTCGGCTGCTTCGCCACCTGCCGCGGCAGCACCTGGATGCTCAAGCTG TATGCCATGCTCCTGTCCCTCATCTTCCTCATCGTCCTGGTGGCTGCCATCGTGGGGTTCGTCTTCAGGCACGAG ATAAAGACAAGCTTCGAGAGTAACCTGGGCCTGGCCTTGAAGGACTACAACGTGACTGCAGATCAGCACAGCGAGGCCGTGGACACCATCCAGAGAACG ctgcactgctgcgGGGTGCAGAACTATTCAGACTGGGAGAGGACTGAGTACTTCAGCCAGAAGGGcatcccccagagctgctgcaagaACCAGAACGACTGCTCGGAGGAGGATCTGAAGGACCCAAACAAGGCCCAGCTGAAAGTGTTTGTGGAT GGTTGTTTTTTCCTGGTAACGTCAACAATGGAGTCCAAGATGAGCGTCGTGGCCGGAATCTCCTTTGGCATCGCGTGTTTCCAG ttgATTGGCATCgttctgtcctgctgcctgtcccgGTACATCACCAACAATCAGTATGAGATGGTGTAG
- the TSPAN6 gene encoding tetraspanin-6 isoform X2, translating into MASPSRRLQTKPVITCLKSVLLTYTFVFWVSGIVLLAVGIWGRVSLAVYFSLLDEKATNVPFVLVGAGTVVVLLGTFGCFATCRGSTWMLKLIKTSFESNLGLALKDYNVTADQHSEAVDTIQRTLHCCGVQNYSDWERTEYFSQKGIPQSCCKNQNDCSEEDLKDPNKAQLKVFVDGCFFLVTSTMESKMSVVAGISFGIACFQLIGIVLSCCLSRYITNNQYEMV; encoded by the exons ATGGCGTCCCCGTCGCGGCGGCTGCAGACCAAGCCGGTGATCACCTGCCTCAAGAGCGTCCTGCTCACCTACACCTTCGTCTTCTGG GTGTCGGGCATTGTGCTGCTGGCCGTGGGCATCTGGGGCAGGGTGAGCCTGGCCGTCTACTTCTCCCTGTTGGACGAGAAAGCCACCAATGTCCCGTTCGTGCTGGTGGGCGCTGGCACCGTCGTTGTCCTCCTGGGCACCTTCGGCTGCTTCGCCACCTGCCGCGGCAGCACCTGGATGCTCAAGCTG ATAAAGACAAGCTTCGAGAGTAACCTGGGCCTGGCCTTGAAGGACTACAACGTGACTGCAGATCAGCACAGCGAGGCCGTGGACACCATCCAGAGAACG ctgcactgctgcgGGGTGCAGAACTATTCAGACTGGGAGAGGACTGAGTACTTCAGCCAGAAGGGcatcccccagagctgctgcaagaACCAGAACGACTGCTCGGAGGAGGATCTGAAGGACCCAAACAAGGCCCAGCTGAAAGTGTTTGTGGAT GGTTGTTTTTTCCTGGTAACGTCAACAATGGAGTCCAAGATGAGCGTCGTGGCCGGAATCTCCTTTGGCATCGCGTGTTTCCAG ttgATTGGCATCgttctgtcctgctgcctgtcccgGTACATCACCAACAATCAGTATGAGATGGTGTAG
- the TNMD gene encoding tenomodulin: protein MGGTARRGPEHCRFLDGEAAEPRKRSCPRYQLCGLLFSLLLLSLILIFFGVKYLWNPAPRKVYDMEHTFFSNGEKKKIVMEIDPLARTETFSSGNGSEEILEIHDFKNGITGIFFVGLQKCFIKTQTKVLPETTEAKIPELEGQEITTTYFEQSVVWVPGEKPIQNKEFLKSSKIFDICKNVTIFWIHPTPIAAPELANLEGAEEEEPEVLADSQSWLEGGSQHELEEGTQAGPKRRARQLTEEDLPVNDYSENGLEFHPLWDERGYCCAQCRRANRYCRRVCEPLLGYHPYPYCYQGGRVICRIIMPCNWWIARMLGRV, encoded by the exons ATGGGAGGGACGGCTCGGCGCGGCCCGGAGCACTGCCGCTTTCTGGAC GGAGAAGCAGCCGAGCCGCGCaagaggagctgccccaggtACCAGCTCTGCGGACTGCTCTtcagcctgctgctcctttccctcaTTCTGATATTTTTTGGTGTCAAATACCTCTGGAACCCAGCACCCAGAAAA GTTTATGACATGGAGCACACGTTCTTCAGCAACGGTGAGAAGAAGAAGATTGTGATGGAGATTGACCCACTGGCCAGGACAGAGACCTTCAGCAGCGGGAACGGCAGTGAGGAGATCCTGGAGATCCATGACTTCAAAAAC GGAATAACCGGCATCTTCTTCGTGGGACTTCAAAAGTGTTTCATCAAAACTCAGACTAAAGTCCTGCCTGAGACGACAGAGGCCAAGATCCCTGAGCTTGAG GGACAAGAAATCACCACCACCTACTTTGAGCAATCTGTGGTCTGGGTGCCTGGGGAAAAGCCCATTCAGAACAAGGAATTCCTGAAGAGCTCCAAAATTTTTGACATCTGCAAAAATGTGACCATCTTCTGGATCCACCCCACGCCAATAGCAG CTCCTGAGCTGGCCAACCTTGAAGGGGCAGAAGAAGAAGAGCCTGAGGTGCTGGCAGACAGCCAGAGCTGGTTGGAGGGGGGGAGCCAACACGAGCTGGAGGAGGGCACGCAGGCAGGGCCCAAGCGTCGGGCACGGCAGCTCACCGAGGAGGACCTGCCCGTCAACGACTAC TCGGAGAACGGGCTGGAGTTCCACCCTCTGTGGGACGAGCGAGGCTACTGCTGCGCCCAGTGCCGCCGTGCCAACCGCTACTGCCGGCGGGTCTGCGAGCCGCTGCTGGGCTACCACCCCTACCCGTACTGCTACCAGGGCGGCAGGGTCATCTGCCGCATCATCATGCCCTGCAACTGGTGGATCGCGCGGATGCTGGGCAGGGTGTAG